One window of Flavobacterium dauae genomic DNA carries:
- a CDS encoding head GIN domain-containing protein: protein MKKHFFTTALLIGLQTITNAQVDKNVGDFTSLKASNRIKIELIPSTENKIVVKESQEDAVNIVNKNGRLVLKNTLKELVSENEYSVTIQVYFNNLKEVDAQGGSYIFSDAAIKQPAIELSANLGSTIKLNLETETLNANANTGAKLNLKGSASKSVKLSASSGGQITANELKTARNTVKVNSGSIAKVTATDYLDAQVLAGGKITIYGTPKDVKEKVTIGGSIEYVK from the coding sequence ATGAAAAAGCATTTTTTTACAACAGCCCTTTTAATAGGATTACAAACAATAACAAATGCCCAGGTTGATAAAAACGTGGGCGATTTCACCTCGTTAAAAGCAAGCAACCGCATTAAAATTGAACTGATTCCATCAACAGAAAACAAAATTGTTGTAAAGGAAAGTCAGGAAGACGCAGTAAATATTGTCAACAAAAATGGTCGGTTGGTTTTAAAAAACACCTTAAAAGAATTGGTTTCAGAAAACGAATATTCGGTTACCATTCAGGTTTATTTCAATAATTTAAAAGAAGTCGATGCACAAGGTGGTTCGTATATTTTTAGCGATGCCGCTATAAAACAACCCGCTATTGAACTAAGTGCTAATCTGGGATCTACCATAAAATTAAATCTGGAAACCGAAACACTAAACGCTAATGCCAACACAGGTGCAAAGCTAAATTTAAAAGGTTCGGCTTCCAAATCGGTTAAACTTTCGGCTTCATCGGGCGGACAAATAACAGCGAACGAATTAAAGACCGCTCGCAACACCGTAAAAGTAAATTCGGGCAGTATTGCCAAAGTAACTGCCACCGATTATTTAGACGCGCAGGTTCTTGCCGGCGGAAAAATTACTATTTACGGAACACCA
- the rnr gene encoding ribonuclease R, with product MTKKIRRFNKKTGKDYSGKILKLLSQNSSKVFNYKQMAAVLEVIDTKGRNEIIKELKYLVSTQKIEEVDRGKFRIVEQSSYFEGTIDMTARKAAYFVSPEFDEDPFIPTNNLNKALHGDKVKVYVYNKRKGKKPEAEVIEILERKRDEFVGVIQINGTFAFVVSANPKMYVDLFIPKEKFGDAENGDVVLVKMTDWPEKANNPYGQVIKVLGKPGEHNTEMHAILAEYGLPTDFPVEVEAFAQKLDTSITEEEIAKRRDMRDVLTFTIDPRDAKDFDDALSFQVLENGNYEIGVHIADVSHYLQEGTVLDEEAYNRATSIYLVDRVVPMLPEVLSNFACSLRPNEEKYTFSAVFELNKKAEIVNSWFGRTVTYSDKRMAYEEAQVIIETKGNKIPADISLTNEIQTIEKPIVDAILTMDDLAKKLRAKRMAAGAISFDKVEVKFHLDENDEPTGVYFKVSKDANHLIEEFMLLANRKVSEFIGKQKKTFIYRVHDEPDQDKLFNLQSVISKFGYGLNFKSKNTISQSLNQLLSNVQGKKEQNLVDTLAIRSMSKAAYSTENIGHYGLAFDYYSHFTSPIRRYPDVMAHRLLQSYLDGAKSADEEVYEQKCVHCSQMENLAANAERDSIKYMQVKFMQDHKDEEFLGVISGVTEWGIYVEIVENKCEGMVRIREIKDDYYTFDEKQYALVGEVTKKLLQLGDEIIVKVKNADLVKKQLDFTFIKKVNE from the coding sequence ATGACAAAGAAAATTAGACGATTCAATAAAAAAACGGGTAAAGATTATTCCGGAAAAATTTTAAAATTGCTATCTCAAAACAGCTCTAAAGTTTTTAACTACAAACAAATGGCCGCTGTTTTAGAAGTTATCGATACCAAAGGACGAAACGAAATTATTAAAGAATTAAAATATTTGGTTTCTACTCAAAAGATAGAAGAAGTAGATCGCGGAAAGTTCCGTATTGTGGAACAATCAAGCTATTTTGAAGGAACAATTGATATGACTGCCCGCAAAGCAGCCTATTTTGTTAGTCCGGAATTCGATGAAGATCCGTTTATTCCAACCAACAATCTAAACAAGGCGTTACACGGCGATAAGGTAAAAGTTTACGTGTACAACAAGCGAAAAGGCAAAAAGCCCGAAGCCGAAGTTATTGAAATTTTAGAACGTAAACGTGATGAGTTTGTAGGTGTAATTCAGATCAACGGCACGTTTGCTTTCGTTGTTTCGGCAAACCCTAAAATGTATGTGGATTTGTTTATTCCGAAGGAAAAATTTGGCGATGCCGAAAACGGCGATGTTGTTTTAGTTAAAATGACCGATTGGCCCGAAAAAGCAAACAATCCGTACGGACAGGTTATTAAAGTTTTAGGAAAACCGGGCGAACACAATACCGAAATGCACGCTATTTTGGCAGAATATGGTTTACCTACCGATTTTCCTGTGGAAGTTGAAGCGTTTGCGCAAAAATTAGATACATCGATCACCGAAGAAGAAATTGCAAAACGCAGAGATATGCGCGATGTGTTGACGTTTACGATTGATCCGCGTGATGCTAAAGATTTTGATGATGCCTTATCGTTTCAGGTTTTAGAAAACGGAAATTACGAAATAGGGGTCCACATTGCCGATGTTTCTCATTATTTGCAGGAAGGAACTGTTTTAGACGAAGAAGCTTATAACCGTGCTACATCTATCTATTTGGTTGATCGTGTGGTGCCGATGCTTCCCGAAGTATTATCGAACTTTGCGTGTTCGTTACGACCAAATGAAGAAAAATATACATTTTCTGCCGTTTTCGAACTGAACAAAAAAGCCGAAATTGTGAATTCTTGGTTTGGAAGAACCGTTACGTATTCCGATAAACGAATGGCTTACGAAGAAGCGCAGGTTATTATTGAAACCAAAGGAAACAAAATTCCGGCAGATATTTCGTTAACCAACGAAATTCAAACCATAGAAAAACCTATTGTTGACGCTATTTTAACAATGGACGATCTGGCTAAAAAACTGCGAGCAAAACGTATGGCTGCCGGTGCAATTTCGTTTGATAAGGTTGAAGTAAAATTCCATTTAGATGAAAACGATGAACCAACGGGCGTTTATTTCAAGGTTTCAAAAGATGCCAATCATTTAATTGAAGAATTTATGTTGCTGGCAAACCGCAAAGTTTCAGAATTTATCGGCAAGCAAAAGAAAACCTTTATTTACCGTGTGCACGATGAACCGGATCAGGATAAATTATTCAATCTGCAATCGGTTATTTCAAAATTTGGTTACGGATTAAATTTTAAATCAAAAAATACCATTTCTCAATCGTTAAATCAGTTGTTAAGCAATGTTCAGGGTAAAAAAGAACAGAATCTGGTTGATACTTTAGCCATTCGCAGTATGAGCAAAGCTGCGTATTCAACCGAAAACATTGGTCATTACGGTTTGGCATTCGATTATTATTCGCACTTTACCTCACCTATTCGTCGATACCCCGATGTTATGGCACACAGACTGTTGCAAAGTTATTTAGACGGAGCAAAATCGGCAGATGAAGAAGTGTACGAACAAAAATGTGTGCATTGTTCGCAAATGGAAAATCTGGCTGCCAATGCAGAACGCGACAGCATAAAATATATGCAGGTTAAGTTTATGCAAGATCATAAAGACGAAGAATTTTTAGGTGTGATTTCCGGCGTTACCGAATGGGGAATTTATGTTGAAATTGTAGAGAACAAATGTGAAGGAATGGTGCGTATCCGTGAAATTAAAGACGATTATTACACCTTTGACGAAAAACAATACGCTTTAGTGGGCGAGGTTACCAAAAAACTGTTACAGTTGGGCGATGAAATTATTGTGAAGGTTAAAAATGCCGATTTAGTTAAAAAGCAGTTAGATTTTACGTTTATTAAAAAAGTAAATGAATAA